In a single window of the Tigriopus californicus strain San Diego chromosome 2, Tcal_SD_v2.1, whole genome shotgun sequence genome:
- the LOC131876993 gene encoding uncharacterized protein LOC131876993 translates to MAAAHKKMTANSKKSVTLEGFKRAKIIAGLSGNVALKFVRQIRGSVKVEPGFKEALANVNRKFSSLFAVEEEVSPLDSSKMYIVFFRRPMEFFDSILSERGSTAIDFLLRLSIDEGRGFLKISGNLVFRHAHLETSSGVKRTFLLAVSPIKEAYQHIKIMLAKLDLDVGEDLDEFYSQDLKCFNIICGLGNHASTRPCIYCLWVNGCKSEILYEERTLGGLRSDYQQFFSTPKAKDFNSTQREPILLPHKDPTILLLQVCALPWLHIRLGIVNHVYSKMKREIPQTVMWSSTMDPDLRETNAKRCLRIWTVCRGS, encoded by the exons ATGGCTGCTgcgcacaaaaaaatgaccgCAAACAGCAAGAAGTCTGTGACACTTGAAGGTTTTAAGCGGGCTAAAATCATTGCTGGACTTAGTGGAAACGTGGCTCTAAAGTTTGTGCGCCAGATTCGTGGATCTGTTAAAGTAGAGCCTGGGTTCAAAGAGGCGCTTGCGAATGTCAATCGAAAATTCTCATCCTTATTTGCGGTTGAAGAAGAAGTTTCGCCCTTGGATAGCTCTAAGATGTACATTGTTTTCTTTCGCCGACCGATGGAATTCTTTGATTCAATATTGTCTGAACGTGGTTCAACGGCCATTGACTTTCTGCTACGGTTGTCCATTGATGAAGGACGAGGTTTTCTTAAG ATCAGTGGTAATTTGGTTTTTCGACATGCCCATCTCGAGACGAGTTCTGGAGTGAAGCGGACATTTTTGTTGGCCGTTTCACCAATCAAAGAGGCTTACCAACATATCAAAATTATGTTGGCAAAGTTGGATTTAGATGTTGGCGAGGATCTTGACGAATTTTACTCGCAGGATCTTAAGTGCTTCAACATCATTTGCGGTTTGGGAAATCATGCCAGCACCCGACCTTGCATTTATTGCCTATGGGTCAATGGATGTAAGAGTGAAATTTTGTATGAAGAGCGAACATTAGGTGGGCTGAGGAGTGACTATCAGCAGTTCTTTTCCACTCCCAAAGCCAAAGATTTCAACTCAACCCAGCGCGAGCCAATCCTTCTTCCACACAAGGATCCAACAATTCTCCTTTTACAAGTATGTGCACTTCCTTGGCTCCACATCCGTCTtggaattgtgaatcatgTTTACTCGAAGATGAAAAGGGAAATTCCTCAAACAGTTATGTGGTCCAGTACCATGGATCCGGATTTGAGGGAAACGAATGCCAAAAGGTGCTTGAGAATTTGGACAGTTTGCAGAGGATCTTAA